A window of Metabacillus sp. B2-18 contains these coding sequences:
- a CDS encoding FMN-dependent NADH-azoreductase, with protein sequence MAKVLYITAHPHDDKVSFSMAAGKAFIDSYKESNPNDEIVHIDLYKEHIPHIDVDVFSGWGKLQTGKGFEELSDDEKAKVSRLNELCEQFINGDKYVFVTPFWNFSFPPVMKAYIDSVAVSGKTFKYTEQGPVGLLTDKKALHIQARGGIYSEGPAAEVEMGHRYLTVIMNFFGVPSFEGLFIEGHAAMPDKAEEIKQNGIARAKDLAKTF encoded by the coding sequence ATGGCAAAAGTATTGTATATTACTGCTCACCCTCATGATGATAAAGTCTCGTTCAGTATGGCAGCAGGTAAGGCATTTATTGATTCTTATAAAGAATCAAATCCAAATGATGAGATCGTGCACATTGATTTATACAAAGAGCATATTCCTCACATTGATGTTGATGTATTTAGTGGTTGGGGAAAACTCCAAACAGGTAAAGGCTTTGAAGAATTATCTGATGATGAAAAAGCAAAGGTCAGTCGTCTTAATGAATTATGTGAGCAATTTATAAATGGAGACAAATATGTATTTGTCACTCCGTTTTGGAATTTTTCATTTCCTCCTGTAATGAAAGCGTATATTGATTCTGTTGCAGTATCAGGAAAAACTTTTAAATATACGGAGCAAGGCCCTGTTGGGTTATTAACAGATAAAAAAGCTCTTCACATTCAAGCAAGAGGTGGCATTTATTCAGAAGGTCCGGCAGCAGAAGTTGAAATGGGACATCGTTACCTTACCGTTATTATGAATTTCTTTGGCGTACCTTCATTTGAAGGATTATTTATTGAAGGTCATGCAGCAATGCCAGATAAAGCGGAAGAAATTAAACAGAATGGAATTGCCCGTGCAAAGGATTTAGCAAAAACATTTTAA
- a CDS encoding aspartate aminotransferase family protein, translating into MNSINMAKDDLKTKDEKYIWHSMKSYQPDATMIVKEANGVWITDINGKKYLDAMAGLWCVNIGHGREELAEAAYEQLKKLAYFPLTQSHTPAIELSEKLNSLLGGDYVIFFSNSGSEANEVAFKIARQYHQQTGEHNRFKIISRYRAYHGNTAGALAATGQAQRKYRYEPLAPGFIHVPPPDSYRKPEHPSCSPRELPSVQAIEQVMTWELNETIAAVIMEPIITGGGILIPPEQYMRGVKEVCEESGALLIVDEVICGFGRTGEAFGFQNYGVQPDIITMAKGITSAYLPLSATAVKKEIYEAFKGTDEYDYLRHVNTFGGNPAACALALKNLEIMEREKLFSRSKEIGAHSLSALKTKLQHHPLVGDIRGKGLLIGIELISDKCTKTPLEVSYVNQVISGCKEKGLIVGKNGATVAGYNNVLTLSPPLSIELEDVQFMIETIVEEINKLHV; encoded by the coding sequence ATGAATTCCATTAACATGGCAAAAGATGATCTTAAAACAAAAGATGAAAAATATATTTGGCATTCAATGAAGTCATACCAGCCTGATGCAACAATGATTGTAAAAGAAGCAAATGGTGTGTGGATTACAGATATCAATGGAAAAAAATATTTAGATGCAATGGCCGGCTTATGGTGTGTAAATATCGGTCATGGGAGAGAGGAATTAGCTGAAGCTGCGTATGAGCAATTAAAAAAATTAGCATATTTTCCGCTAACGCAAAGTCATACTCCAGCTATTGAGCTTTCTGAAAAGTTAAATTCATTGCTTGGAGGAGATTATGTTATCTTCTTTTCAAATAGTGGATCTGAAGCTAATGAAGTAGCCTTCAAAATTGCTCGACAATATCATCAACAAACAGGAGAACATAATCGATTCAAGATCATTTCAAGATATCGGGCATATCATGGAAACACTGCGGGGGCATTAGCTGCAACTGGTCAGGCACAACGTAAGTATCGATATGAACCATTGGCACCTGGTTTTATTCATGTTCCACCACCTGATTCCTATCGAAAACCAGAGCACCCATCCTGTTCCCCTCGGGAGTTACCGTCCGTTCAAGCCATTGAACAGGTGATGACATGGGAATTAAACGAAACGATTGCAGCTGTCATTATGGAACCAATTATTACTGGGGGTGGCATTTTAATTCCTCCTGAACAGTACATGAGAGGTGTAAAAGAGGTATGTGAAGAAAGTGGTGCCCTCTTAATTGTTGATGAAGTTATTTGTGGTTTTGGTCGTACAGGTGAGGCATTTGGATTTCAGAACTATGGTGTACAGCCTGATATCATCACGATGGCAAAAGGAATCACCAGTGCTTATCTTCCTTTATCTGCAACGGCTGTTAAAAAAGAGATTTACGAAGCATTTAAAGGGACGGATGAATATGATTATCTTCGTCACGTAAATACATTTGGGGGGAACCCAGCCGCTTGCGCATTAGCATTAAAAAATCTCGAAATTATGGAAAGAGAAAAGCTGTTCTCTCGTTCAAAGGAAATAGGAGCACATTCGTTAAGTGCTTTAAAGACAAAACTGCAACATCATCCACTAGTAGGAGATATCAGAGGAAAAGGATTATTAATTGGGATAGAGCTTATTTCTGATAAATGCACCAAAACACCGCTTGAAGTCTCTTATGTGAATCAGGTAATCTCAGGATGTAAAGAAAAAGGACTTATCGTCGGTAAAAATGGAGCAACCGTAGCTGGTTATAATAATGTTCTTACTTTGTCTCCACCACTTAGTATAGAATTAGAGGATGTTCAATTTATGATTGAAACAATTGTTGAGGAAATAAACAAATTGCACGTATAA
- a CDS encoding CoA-acylating methylmalonate-semialdehyde dehydrogenase: protein MTIVNATSPIKNYVNGKWVSAKGKYVAEVHNPANSEKIATVPLSTKEDVDQAVKSAKVAFQTWRNVPVPKRARLLFKYHHLLMENHEKLAKLIVLENGKAFNEAYGEVQRGIECVEFATGAPSLMMGESLSNIAEEIDSEMFRYPLGVVGGISPFNFPMMVPLWMFPLAIACGNTFVLKPSERTPLLANRLVELFTEAGAPPGVLNIVHGSHEVVNGMLQHPDISAISFVGSQPVAKYVYEQAAMNGKRVQALSGAKNHHIVMRDANIDKAVQHIIGSAFGSAGQRCMACSAVVIIGEGKEFVSKLKQKADELILGNGLDEEVLLTPIIRASHREKVLSYIELSIEEGAKLIRDGRAEIDNKKEGYFLGATIFDGVTPDMTIAKEEIFAPVLSLLHAENLDEALEYLRQSRYGNGATIYTKDAKAIRQFREEADAGMLGINVGVPATMAFFPFSGWKDSFYGDLHVNGKDGVNFYTRKKMITSRFDF, encoded by the coding sequence ATGACAATTGTAAACGCAACATCACCAATAAAAAATTATGTTAATGGTAAATGGGTTTCTGCTAAAGGGAAATATGTAGCCGAGGTACACAACCCAGCCAATAGCGAAAAAATTGCGACGGTGCCTCTTTCGACAAAAGAAGATGTTGATCAAGCAGTGAAGTCTGCGAAAGTAGCGTTTCAAACATGGAGAAATGTTCCTGTGCCAAAACGTGCCAGGCTTTTATTTAAATATCACCATCTGTTAATGGAAAATCATGAGAAATTAGCAAAATTAATTGTTTTAGAGAACGGAAAAGCATTTAATGAAGCATATGGTGAGGTGCAACGTGGAATTGAATGTGTTGAATTCGCAACAGGTGCTCCAAGTCTTATGATGGGAGAATCACTTTCCAACATAGCAGAAGAAATAGATTCAGAGATGTTTCGGTATCCTCTTGGAGTTGTTGGAGGAATTTCCCCATTTAATTTTCCGATGATGGTCCCGCTTTGGATGTTTCCTTTAGCGATAGCATGTGGAAACACTTTTGTTTTAAAACCTTCAGAGAGAACACCTTTGTTAGCAAATAGGTTAGTAGAGCTGTTTACAGAAGCTGGTGCTCCTCCTGGAGTATTAAATATCGTTCATGGTTCTCATGAGGTCGTAAATGGAATGCTACAACATCCAGATATTTCGGCTATATCATTTGTAGGGTCACAGCCTGTTGCGAAGTATGTTTACGAACAAGCTGCTATGAATGGTAAAAGAGTTCAAGCCTTATCTGGTGCGAAAAATCATCATATTGTTATGAGGGATGCAAACATAGATAAAGCAGTACAACACATTATTGGGTCCGCATTCGGAAGTGCGGGACAGCGTTGTATGGCATGTAGTGCAGTTGTCATCATTGGAGAAGGAAAAGAGTTTGTATCAAAACTAAAACAAAAGGCTGATGAATTAATTCTTGGTAATGGATTGGATGAGGAAGTTCTTTTAACTCCTATTATTAGAGCATCGCATCGTGAAAAGGTTCTTTCGTATATTGAATTAAGCATTGAAGAGGGTGCGAAATTAATACGAGATGGAAGGGCGGAAATAGATAACAAAAAAGAAGGCTATTTCTTAGGTGCTACCATTTTTGATGGAGTGACACCTGATATGACCATCGCAAAAGAAGAAATTTTTGCACCTGTATTAAGTTTACTTCACGCGGAAAACTTAGATGAAGCTTTAGAATACTTACGGCAATCGAGGTATGGAAATGGCGCAACGATTTATACAAAGGATGCAAAGGCAATTCGGCAGTTTCGAGAAGAAGCTGACGCAGGTATGTTAGGAATCAATGTTGGTGTTCCGGCAACAATGGCTTTCTTTCCTTTTTCTGGTTGGAAAGATTCTTTTTATGGTGACCTACATGTTAATGGGAAGGATGGAGTAAATTTTTATACACGAAAAAAGATGATAACATCGCGATTTGATTTTTAA